In Misgurnus anguillicaudatus chromosome 5, ASM2758022v2, whole genome shotgun sequence, a genomic segment contains:
- the LOC141363884 gene encoding uncharacterized protein, whose translation MTMLVVKQLNHFLLLFSILCLLAVACIHGEHPEAIVYSRDQLIALGNITLPHGGLPTIPKELRRKRRGCRAGVLQRAKKRRFKPYLPSVVMGNVRSLVNKTDELSALVKNQREYRECSIMCFTETWMHEHIPDSTATVDGFQTVRADRDSASGKKKGGGLAVLVNNKWCNPKHIYVKERLCQPDIELIAIGLRPFYLPREFTSTIFVAVYIPPTASAETACDVIHTVIAKLQTQQPNAFIAISGDFNHVSLKSTLPTFYQFVECLTRDDRTLDLLYANVKDAYNSTALPPLGRSDHNLVLLTPLYKPVVQRQPVTTRTVRRWTQEGVENLRSALDITDWDVLCEQGDIDSMVDCVTDYINFCVDNTIPASVVRCFPNNKPWITKDLKALLNDKKRAFSRGDKEEVKRVQKLLKRMLREGKDSYRRKLEEKLQKNKMKEVWSGMREITGLKQPVRIMESDPVMADRLNMFFNRFNSEPAEIPHHLSYIKHPAMTHHPSSHIHHPETLTSVLSTSLHQNCPQLIPTYTSFDNNIPLTRLTITEEQVKRELGRLHQGKSAGPDGICSKILRVCADELSGILQRLFNLSLSLKRVPLLWKTSCLVPVPKKGRPADLNDYRPVALTSHIMKTMERIVLSHLRSLVISSLDPLQFAYCSKVGVEDAIIYMLQRIYPHLDKPGCSVRILFFDFSSAFNTIHPALLGKKLADMQADTSMISWVIDYLTGRPQFVRLRNCVSQHVVSNIGAPQGTVLSPFLFTLYTSDFQYNTQLCHLQKFSDDTAVVGCIEEGQEMEYRTLITSFVEWCEANRLQLNVTKTKEMVIDFRRKKAQLTPICISDCDVEIVDSYKYLGVHIDNKLNWTQNTEAIYRKGQSRLYFLRRLRSFNVCKKMLTMFYQSVVASSLFYAVLCWGSGVKVKHTNQLNKLIKKASSIIGEELVPLEVVAEKRIMSKLLTILDNTSHPLHDVFVNLRSNFSWRLIPPRCKSERYRKSFVPTAIRLYNASSIH comes from the coding sequence ATGACAATGCTGGTTGTTAAGCAGTTGAATCACTTTTTACTGCTTTTTAGTATACTTTGTTTGCTTGCTGTGGCGTGCATTCATGGCGAGCACCCCGAGGCTATTGTTTACTCGCGCGACCAACTGATTGCGCTTGGGAATATCACCCTACCCCACGGTGGCTTACCGACGATACCAAAAGAACTGAGGAGGAAACGCCGTGGATGCCGCGCAGGAGTTTTACAGAGAGCAAAGAAGAGGAGGTTTAAGCCTTACCTTCCATCAGTTGTCATGGGAAATGTAAGATCTCTTGTAAACAAAACGGACGAACTGTCTGCATTGGTGAAAAATCAGAGGGAATATAGGGAATGCAGCATTATGTGCTTTACGGAGACATGGATGCACGAACATATCCCGGACTCCACTGCTACAGTGGATGGCTTTCAAACAGTGCGGGCGGACAGAGACTCGGCGAGCGGTAAGAAGAAAGGAGGGGGGCTCGCTGTTCTGGTTAACAACAAGTGGTGCAATCCCAAACATATTTATGTTAAGGAACGTCTCTGTCAGCCAGACATTGAATTGATTGCCATTGGTTTAAGGCCATTTTATCTGCCACGGGAGTTTACCTCCACCATCTTTGTTGCTGTTTACATTCCACCTACGGCAAGCGCAGAGACAGCGTGTGACGTCATACATACGGTCATAGCAAAATTGCAAACACAGCAACCAAATGCTTTTATTGCTATATCGGGAGACTTCAACCATGTGTCTCTAAAATCAACTTTACCCACTTTTTATCAGTTTGTAGAATGTTTAACCAGAGATGACAGAACACTGGATTTATTGTATGCCAATGTCAAGGATGCTTATAACTCCACTGCCCTCCCCCCACTTGGACGATCAGACCACAACCTCGTCTTGCTTACTCCACTTTATAAACCTGTGGTACAGCGACAACCTGTAACTACTAGAACAGTGAGGAGATGGACTCAGGAGGGGGTCGAAAACCTGCGCAGTGCACTGGACATCACTGACTGGGATGTACTATGCGAACAAGGGGACATTGATAGTATGGTGGATTGTGTAACTGATTACATCAACTTCTGTGTGGACAATACCATCCCCGCTAGTGTGGTACGTTGCTTCCCTAACAATAAACCTTGGATCACAAAGGATCTGAAAGCGCTGTTAAATGACAAGAAAAGAGCTTTCAGTAGGGGAGACAAGGAAGAGGTGAAGCGGGTACAAAAACTGCTGAAACGAATGCTGAGAGAGGGCAAAGATTCCTACAGGAGGAAACTGGAGGAGAAACTGCAGAAGAACAAGATGAAAGAAGTATGGAGTGGTATGAGGGAAATCACTGGTCTTAAACAACCAGTACGAATAATGGAGAGTGACCCAGTGATGGCTGACAGGCTAAACATGTTCTTTAACAGGTTTAACTCAGAACCTGCTGAAATACCACATCACCTATCCTACATCAAACATCCTGCAATGACCCATCACCCATCCTCCCACATTCATCATCCGGAAACATTAACATCTGTTCTCAGCACATCCCTCCACCAAAACTGCCCACAGCTGATACCCACATATACATCGTTTGATAACAACATTCCACTTACTAGACTGACAATCACTGAGGAACAGGTTAAGAGGGAGCTAGGAAGGCTTCACCAGGGCAAGTCTGCAGGCCCAGATGGTATTTGTTCTAAGATCCTGAGAGTTTGTGCTGACGAACTGAGTGGAATACTCCAGCGCCTTTTTAACTTGAGTCTAAGCCTAAAAAGGGTACCATTACTCTGGAAAACATCATGTCTGGTGCCAGTGCCAAAAAAGGGGCGCCCCGCCGATCTCAATGACTACAGACCAGTAGCGCTAACATCACACATAATGAAGACTATGGAGAGGATAGTCTTATCACATCTGAGATCACTGGTCATCTCATCATTGGATCCCCTGCAATTTGCTTACTGTTCCAAGGTTGGAGTAGAGGATGCCATTATATACATGCTGCAGAGGATCTATCCACATTTGGATAAACCTGGCTGCTCTGTGAGGATCTTGTTCTTTGACTTTTCCAGCGCCTTTAACACCATCCATCCAGCATTATTAGGAAAAAAACTGGCTGATATGCAGGCTGATACGTCAATGATTTCCTGGGTCATAGATTACCTTACAGGCAGACCACAGTTTGTAAGGCTTCGTAACTGTGTGTCCCAGCATGTGGTTAGCAACATAGGCGCTCCTCAAGGTACAGTTCTGTCACCATTTCTTTTCACTCTCTATACCTCTGACTTCCAGTACAACACACAGTTATGTCACTTACAAAAGTTCTCAGATGACACTGCTGTTGTGGGGTGTATTGAGGAGGGGCAGGAGATGGAATATAGAACACTTATCACCAGCTTTGTGGAGTGGTGTGAAGCTAATCGCCTGCAGCTTAACGTGACAAAAACTAAGGAAATGGTAATCGACTTCAGGAGGAAAAAGGCCCAACTCACCCCTATCTGTATAAGTGACTGTGATGTAGAGATTGTGGACTCATACAAATACCTGGGTGTTCACATTGACAATAAGCTTAACTGGACTCAGAACACAGAGGCAATATACAGGAAGGGACAAAGTCGCCTGTACTTCTTAAGGAGGCTACGATCGTTTAATGTATGCAAAAAAATGCTTACCATGTTCTACCAGTCTGTGGTAGCCAGCTCCTTGTTCTATGCAGTGTTATGCTGGGGTTCGGGTGTAAAAGTAAAACATACTAACCAGCTAAATAAACTTATTAAGAAAGCAAGTTCAATCATTGGAGAGGAACTAGTCCCTCTGGAGGTAGTTGCTGAGAAGAGGATAATGTCCAAATTGCTTACCATTCTAGACAACACCTCTCACCCTCTACATGATGTGTTTGTTAACTTGAGGAGTAATTTTAGCTGGAGACTGATCCCACCCAGGTGCAAAAGTGAGCGTTACAGGAAATCATTTGTTCCCACTGCAATAAGACTGTACAATGCATCCAGTATTCACTAG